A segment of the Deltaproteobacteria bacterium genome:
ACATGTTCTCGACGATTCCGAGGATGGGAATCGCGACGTTCTCGAACATCTGGATTCCCTTGACGACATCGATCAGCGCGACCTCCTGCGGCGTCGTCACCATCACCGCGCCCGTGATCGGAATGAGCTGCGACAGCGACAACTGCACGTCGCCCGTTCCCGGTGGCAGGTCGCACACGAGGTAGTCGAGCTCGCCCCAGTCCACGTCCTCCAGGAACTGCTGAAGCAGTCGGTGTACCATCGGCCCGCGCCACACCACCGCCTTGTCCTTTTCGACGAAGAAGCCGATCGATATCACCTTGATGTCGTAATGAACTGCCGGCACGATCTTTTGCCCCGCCGTGGTGGTAGCCGGGATCTGCGGCGGTCCGAGCATCTGCGGCACCGACGGGCCGAAGACGTCCGCGTCGAGCAACCCGACGGTGGCGCCGTGCTTGCGCAGCGCCAACGCCAGGTTGGTCGCGACCGTCGACTTGCCGACCCCCCCCTTGCCCGCCGCCACCGCGATGATGTTCTTGACCCCCGGCAGGCGCGCCTTGTCGGCCGGCGCGGGACGGGCGGCCACCGCGCTGGTAAACTCCACGCGCACCTCACCGGCGCCCGCATCCCGCAGCGCCCGCGTGACCCGCTCGCGCAACTCGTCCCGCATCGCCTTCGGATAGGCCGGCGTGATCAATTCGATCCCGACGGTCACCGCGTCGCCGTCGACCGCGATGCGTTTGACCTGGCGCATCGTCACCAGATCCTTGGCGAGCGCGGGATCGGTAACCGTCTTGAGCTGTTTGCGGATGTCGTCTTCGGTGAGCTTGGTCATTTCGATTCCGTATCGCCGTCAATGTGGCCGAGCCGCGTTTTCTTCGCCTCGACGTAGGCCCGGCTGTATTCGGTCGTGTCGACCCAGTGCGGCACCTGCTCGGCCACCACCACGCCCGCCTGCTCGAGCCCGCGCACCTTGTCCGGGTTGTTCGTCATCAGCCGGACGGAACGCACGCCGAGATCCTTGAGAATCGCGGCCGCGATCTCGTAGGTGCGCAGGTCTGCCTCGAACCCGAGCGCGAGATTGGCGTCTACCGTGTCGATCCCCTGATCCTGCAGTGCGTAGGCGCGGACCTTGTTGCCGAGCCCGATCCCGCGGCCTTCCTGCCGCATGTAGACGAGAATCCCCTGTTCCTCGCCGGCGATGCGGTCGAGCGCCGTCTCGAGCTGCGCGCGACAATCGCAGCGGAGCGAGCCGAGGGTTTCGCCGGTGAGACACTCGGAGTGGACGCGCACGAGCACCCGGTCGGCCCCGAACACGTCCCCGCGCACCATGGCGACGTGCTCGTCGCCGCCCGCCCGGTAGACCACGAGGCGAAACGGGCCGCGAGCGGTTGGCATGTCGGCTTCGGCGTAGCGGTCGATGGTGGGCATGGCGTGTGGGTTCCGCGTGCGAGGTGCTACTCTCTATGATAAGGATCGGGCTTGTAAAGGCCCGAGAGGGATTCCCATGGCAGTCAAGCCCATCGTGAAGTGGCCGGATCCGCGGCTGCGCCAGCAAACCGTGGAAGTCACGCAAATTGACGACGAGATCCGCGAACTGTACCGCGATCTGTGCGACACCATGTTCGCGGACAACGGCGTCGGCATCGCCGCCATCCAGATCGGTCATGCCGCGCGCATGTTCCTGATCGACGCGGTGGTCGCCGGCGGCGCGGAGGGCGACCCGCCGGTCGCCTTCATCAACCCGGAGATCGTCGCGCTGTCCGACGAGACGGAAACCGCCGACGAGGGCTGCCTGTCGTTTCCCGGCATCTACGTGCCCGTCGAGCGGGCGGTGCGCGCGCGGGTGCGGGCGATGAACCTCGAGGGGACCTGGTTCGAACTCGAGGGCGAGGGGCTGTGCGCCCGCGCCATCCAACACGAGCACGACCACCTCACCGGCAAGCTGCTCGTCGATTTCGTCGGACCGCTCAAGAAGCAGATGATTCGGCGCAAGATGAAGCGGCTCGCGGCCGACGAGGCGGCGGCCGCGTCCGGGGGCTGACGGGTGAAGGTCGTCTACGGGCTCGTTGCGGTCGCCACGGCGTTGCTCGTGATCGGCGGCGTCGGCACGATCGCCGCGTTCGTCGCGCATGCCTCGCCGGGTGTGCGGGCCGTATTCATGTGGATTTGCCTCGCCGGCCTGATCCCAACCATGATCCTGTTGGTCCTCGGCCTGTGCGTGGGCCTGTACGACGTCTACCGCTACCGGATTCGCGGCGAGCCGCGTCCGAGCGAAACGCCGTGACCGAGCCCGCCGCCGACGCGGTCTACATCCGCGGCATCGAGTTCGAGGCGCACCACGGCTACACGGCCGCCGAGCGCAAGCTCACGCGGAGGTTTCGCGTGCATATCGAGCTGCGGCTGCCGCTCGCACGCGCGGCCGAATCCGACAGCATCCGCGACACGGTGGACTACCGCAAGGTGTGCGAGTGCGCCGTCGCCATCGGCACCGAGCACACGTATCGCTTGCTCGAAGGGCTCGCCGGCCAGATCGCGCGCGGAGTGCAGGACCTGTACCCCGCGGCGACCGTGTGCGTCGAGGTCGAAAAGCTCGCCCCGCCCTGCCGCGGAGCCCCGGAGGCCAGCGGCGTCCGCCTGACCCTGCCGGCGCGCCCGGCGTAGCCGCAGAGCCCCGGGCGCGGGCTCGCGGTCGCGATCCACCGTCGCCGGGTGCCGGGCGGGCGCGGGCGCGGGCTCGCGGTCGTGGAACGCCTGTGCGGACGTGACACGGGGTCCAGGGCCTGCGAGTCCGGGCGCGGGCGCGGGCTCGCGGTCGTGGGACGGACTCCCGCAGGCCGAGCGGGCCCGTATCCGGGCGCGCCGGAAACCCCACGGACTGCGCGCGACGCGCACCGGAGTCGGTACGCCGTGGGCGTTGCCCCCCCGAAATAATACGGTTTTACGGTCAAGATATAGCATATTTCTTGTTGACGCGCTCCATTAACTCGGTATTCTCGTCGGAGAACCGAGCAATGAAGGCAGCCTGGGACATGACCGCCCCCCTCGCGCAGCAGTGGAAGCAGCGGCTCGCGTCATCGATCGACCCGGCGCTCGCGGAGGAGATCGACGCATTCGAGGCACAGATCGAACTGCGCCGCCAAGGCGTCATCGACGACAAGGTGTTCGCCGAAACCCGCCTGCGCCGCGGCGCGTACGGCCAGCGGTACGACAACGGCCAGCGCCACGACGGCATCGGCACGCGCACGCTGGCGTACCCGAGCGGCTCGCTCACCAAAGGTCCGAACACGCTGTGGGACGCGCCGGGAATGCAGCGGATCAAGCTGCCGCTCGGCCAGCTCACGGCCGGCCAGCTCGAGGTCATCGCCGAGCTGGCCGAGGAGTACGCGGACGGCATCGCGCACGTCACGACCCGCCAGGACATCCAGCTCCACTTCGTCCACATCGACGACACGCCGACGATCATGCGGCGGCTCGCGGCCGTCGGCGTGACCACGCGCGAGGCATGCGGCAACTCGGTGCGCAACGTGACCGCGTGCGTCCGAACCGGCGTGTGCGCCGGCGAGTGCTTCGACACGACGCCGCACGCGCGCGCGCTGGCGAGGTTTCTGCTCGGCCACCCCGACGCGCAGGACTTCGGTCGCAAGTTCAAGATTTCGTTCTCGGGGTGCCGCACCGAGGCGTGCGGTCTCGCGGCCATCCACGACCTGGCGTTCGTCGCCGCCGTGCGCGACGGCGAGCGCGGGTTCGAGGTGCTCGCGGGCGGCGGCCTGGGCGCGGTGCCGCACCAGGCCCAGGTGCTCGCCGACTTCGTGGCGGAACGCGACATCCTGCCGTTGGCGCAGGCCGTCTGTCGCGTGTTCGCGCGCCACGGCGAAAAGCAAAACCGCGCGCGAGCCCGGCTGAAGTTTCTCGTCGCCAAGGTCGGCATGGACACGTTTCGCAAGTGGGTCGCCGACGAGCGCGCCCGCCTGACGCCGGATCCGGCCTGGACGGGGCTGCTGGACGACGCGACCGCGCACATCGACGGCCCGCTGAAGCCGCCGTCGCCGCTGCCGCCCGGCCCGTATCCGCCCGGGTTCGACGCATGGCGCGCGACCAACGTCGCCCCACAGCGCCAGCCGGGCTACTCCATCGCGACGGTGCGCCTGCCGCTGGGCGACGCGACCGCCGACCAGCTGCGCGCCCTCGCCGACATCGCGCGCGCGTACACGGGCGACACAATCCGCGCGACGGTCGAACAGAACCTCGCGCTGCGGTGGGTGTCAGACGGTGACTTGCCGGCGGTCTACGCGGCGTTGGCGCGCGCCGGGCTCGCCGCGGCCGGCGCCGGCACGATCGAAGACATCACCGCGTGTCCCGGCACCGACACCTGCAAGCTGGGAATCGCGTCGTCGCGCGGACTCGCTTCCCACCTCGTGGTGCGCCTGCGCCGCGACCGCGACGATCGCCCCGACGACGTCGCCGCCCTGCGCATCAAGGCGAGCGGCTGCTTCAATGCCTGCGGCCAGCACCACATCGCCGACATCGGCCTGCTCGGCGTAAGCCGCAACGTGCGCGGCCGCCGTGTACCGCACTTCCAGCTCGTGCTCGGCGGCCGGTGGGCGCACAACGCCGGCGCATTCGGCCTGCCGATCGGCGCGATCCCGGCCAAGCGGGTGGGCGACGCGATCGAGCGCGTGGTCGCGTTCTACCGAGCCGAGCGCGGACCGGGCGAATCGCTGCACGACTTCTTCGCGCGCGTCGGTCGCAAGCGGACGCGCGACCTGCTGGCCGACCTCACCGACGTGCCGCCGTACGAGGAGGCGCCCGAGCTGTACACGGACTGGGGCGACCCGCGCGAATACACCATCGGCGACATGGGCGTCGGCGAGTGCGCCGGCGAGGTCGTGTCGGCCACGGAGTTCGGCCTCGCGGACAGCGAGCGCGAGGTGTTCGAAGCGCAAGTGTGCCTGGACGAGCGGCGCCATGCCGACGCCGCGCAGCGCGCGTACCGCGCAATGCTCGAGGCGGCGCGCGCGTTGGTGCGCATGCAACTTCCTGACATCGGCGCGGAGCCGGACGACATCGTGCGCGAGTTCCGCGCGCGGTTTTGCGATACCGGCCTGTTTTACGACCCGTTCGCCGGTGCCAAGTTCGCCAACTACCTGCTCGCGATGCACGCAAACCCGCCCAACCGCGTCGGCCCGGCGGCGGCCCGCCAGGCCGTCGAGGAGGCGCAACTGTTCGTCGAGGCGGCTCATGCGTGCCACGAGCGCATCCAAGCGGGGGCGGCCGCGTGATCGTCCATCAGGTGAGCGTGGGCCTGTCGGCCGCCACGCCGGTCGGCGCCTCGCCGGCCGACGTCGTCGCCGCGTTCCACGGGTGGATCCAACGCGACGCGGTCGACGAGCTGCTGATCGACGTCGTGGACTACAGCCACGTGCCCGGCGGCCCCGGCGTGCTGCTCATCGGCCACACGGGCCACTACGCCGCGGATGTCGTCGGCGAGCGGCCGGGGCTGCGCTACCAGCGGCGTCGCGACCCGCC
Coding sequences within it:
- the apbC gene encoding iron-sulfur cluster carrier protein ApbC, whose translation is MTKLTEDDIRKQLKTVTDPALAKDLVTMRQVKRIAVDGDAVTVGIELITPAYPKAMRDELRERVTRALRDAGAGEVRVEFTSAVAARPAPADKARLPGVKNIIAVAAGKGGVGKSTVATNLALALRKHGATVGLLDADVFGPSVPQMLGPPQIPATTTAGQKIVPAVHYDIKVISIGFFVEKDKAVVWRGPMVHRLLQQFLEDVDWGELDYLVCDLPPGTGDVQLSLSQLIPITGAVMVTTPQEVALIDVVKGIQMFENVAIPILGIVENMSYYVCPACGHHDDIFSRGGGKRLAAERGIEFLGELPIDAKVRFGGDSGVPVIVAAPESEHAQRFMDIASKVAVAAAARVLAEGRRSPGLTVIR
- a CDS encoding dihydroneopterin aldolase, producing the protein MRPRHPTRARPPHRQAARRFRRTAQEADDSAQDEAARGRRGGGRVRGLTGEGRLRARCGRHGVARDRRRRHDRRVRRACLAGCAGRIHVDLPRRPDPNHDPVGPRPVRGPVRRLPLPDSRRAASERNAVTEPAADAVYIRGIEFEAHHGYTAAERKLTRRFRVHIELRLPLARAAESDSIRDTVDYRKVCECAVAIGTEHTYRLLEGLAGQIARGVQDLYPAATVCVEVEKLAPPCRGAPEASGVRLTLPARPA
- the ribA gene encoding GTP cyclohydrolase II; the protein is MPTIDRYAEADMPTARGPFRLVVYRAGGDEHVAMVRGDVFGADRVLVRVHSECLTGETLGSLRCDCRAQLETALDRIAGEEQGILVYMRQEGRGIGLGNKVRAYALQDQGIDTVDANLALGFEADLRTYEIAAAILKDLGVRSVRLMTNNPDKVRGLEQAGVVVAEQVPHWVDTTEYSRAYVEAKKTRLGHIDGDTESK
- the def gene encoding peptide deformylase, yielding MAVKPIVKWPDPRLRQQTVEVTQIDDEIRELYRDLCDTMFADNGVGIAAIQIGHAARMFLIDAVVAGGAEGDPPVAFINPEIVALSDETETADEGCLSFPGIYVPVERAVRARVRAMNLEGTWFELEGEGLCARAIQHEHDHLTGKLLVDFVGPLKKQMIRRKMKRLAADEAAAASGG
- a CDS encoding nitrite/sulfite reductase gives rise to the protein MTAPLAQQWKQRLASSIDPALAEEIDAFEAQIELRRQGVIDDKVFAETRLRRGAYGQRYDNGQRHDGIGTRTLAYPSGSLTKGPNTLWDAPGMQRIKLPLGQLTAGQLEVIAELAEEYADGIAHVTTRQDIQLHFVHIDDTPTIMRRLAAVGVTTREACGNSVRNVTACVRTGVCAGECFDTTPHARALARFLLGHPDAQDFGRKFKISFSGCRTEACGLAAIHDLAFVAAVRDGERGFEVLAGGGLGAVPHQAQVLADFVAERDILPLAQAVCRVFARHGEKQNRARARLKFLVAKVGMDTFRKWVADERARLTPDPAWTGLLDDATAHIDGPLKPPSPLPPGPYPPGFDAWRATNVAPQRQPGYSIATVRLPLGDATADQLRALADIARAYTGDTIRATVEQNLALRWVSDGDLPAVYAALARAGLAAAGAGTIEDITACPGTDTCKLGIASSRGLASHLVVRLRRDRDDRPDDVAALRIKASGCFNACGQHHIADIGLLGVSRNVRGRRVPHFQLVLGGRWAHNAGAFGLPIGAIPAKRVGDAIERVVAFYRAERGPGESLHDFFARVGRKRTRDLLADLTDVPPYEEAPELYTDWGDPREYTIGDMGVGECAGEVVSATEFGLADSEREVFEAQVCLDERRHADAAQRAYRAMLEAARALVRMQLPDIGAEPDDIVREFRARFCDTGLFYDPFAGAKFANYLLAMHANPPNRVGPAAARQAVEEAQLFVEAAHACHERIQAGAAA